In Methanoregula formicica SMSP, the DNA window GACAGTTGTATTCGTCCCGTCTCCGAAGTCCCAGAGCCAGATGGTCGGGATATTCATCGACGTGTCGTTGAACGATACCATCAGTGGTGCGGGGCCAGTGGCCGGAGAACCGGTGAAGTTCGCGACCGGCGGGGCCGGGTTGCGAACCGTGATATAAGCGGCCTTTTCCATCGTATCGCTGCCGAGCTCGTTCCATGCAACGAGCGAGACATTGTAGGTGCCCGCGGTAGAGTATGTATGCGCCGGGTTCCGTTCCGTTGCGTTGGTGCCGTCGCCAAAGTCCCAGAGCCACTGTTTCGGGGGTATATCCGAAGTATCCGTGAAGTTGACCGTTAACGGGACTTTACCGGATGTCGGTGAGGAGGTGAAGTTGGCGAACTGCCGGGCATAGACTTCGAACACTGCAAGTTTCCCGGATCCGGTTTTTCCAATGAAGAACCAGCAGGGTTCCGTAACACTCCCCTCTTCGCCATACAAGTGATAACCGGGAGTGATATTGTTTATATAAACAACATCGTCAAAACTATTCCAGGATCCAACGATATCCCCAAGCTGGAGTTTTTCAACTGCCTCTTTTGCCGGGATTATCGGAATATTCTGAACATAGGTCAGGTTACTCCAGCTCTTGTAGATATTCAGGAGTTGTCCGTTTTCGCCAAGCTCCAGATTGATTTGATCTTTATCACCACTTACCGGCCTCCCATCGATTAATTTCCGGTAATAGACATTTATCATAACAGGTTCTTTCCGGATTAATTCCCCGGAACGGGTTTGGTGCTCAACATATTCCGTATAACTACCAGCATATTGGGCATCCGGTGGCAATCCACCAAATTGTTCCATAACTTTTTTTACAACTTCTGGTGCATCCTTCTCAGAAGTCACATTCGGTCGAGGATCCCAATTATCGCCAAATCGTTTACTAAATTTGTCTCCCTCCCGGTAATGCTGTTGATAAATGGGTAAAGTTGAGGGGCTGGTGGGAACAGTTGTGTTGATTATGATCGATCCGATAAAAGAACGTTCATCCGATTGAACATTTCCTCCTGGAATTGTAAGGGGAGTTCCCTTATCGATCAGAGAAGAATTAACTTGTTCATTTTCGACGAATCGAAAATTTACACCAATGAGTAGTAGTACGGCACTTATTCCAATGAGCAAAATCAACAACAGAGCTTTTTTTACATTCGAATTCATAAACATCACTCCCCATTTTTCTTTACACAATCCCAAGATTTTACGACAATATCGTCTGGATTCACATCCGGTTCGACAATTCCGTAACCAGGCAAGTGATCATTATTATACTGAGATTCATTAGCGAAACGTACAGTTGCGGTTATAGGAATTCTGGTGACAGTAAAACTAGAACCATCAGGTGATATAATTACAGGACCTTGTACATCCTTCCCGTTATAAACATCAATGGTTGCATTTCTCCACGCTTTTGCTAGTGGAAGACGGTCTTCCATTGCATATTTGAAAAACTGGTAAGACAATGAAGGATCTGCAATAGAGTCGGTAGAGAAACCAAAAATACCGTGAGTAGTACCTAATGCGCCATTCCAACGATCATCTTGTAAAACCTGACACGAACTTAATACAACCCATTTATTGTTTTTATTCCACTTCCCTGCAATTTCCTGAGGTGTCAGAATATCGGTATAATCACTTATCGCACAGGTGGTTCGTTTGTATTCACAAATTGAATGTCCGTTAATTCCGATAGTGCAATCCTTTGATTGATTAACCTTGCATTCCTCAAGTTTGACGGTGTTAATTATCGCAAGTCCACTTTGATCAAGATGCTGCGGGTCGTAACCTCCATGACCAGTATGCCAGTGTAACGTAGCATTATTCAGACCAGCGCCAAGTGTTCCAAAATCTTCGCTGTTTACATCGGTATCATTTTTTGAAAAAATGAGTTTCCATCTTGCATCCTTGCTAATCCACAAGGATACATTTTGCATCTCAGCGTCGCTACGGATGAAATGAGGTGGTTGATCATATTTCGAGATAGTATTCGTCATCGAATACGTGAACCGCTCCGGTTGCACACCCGGCAGCTTGAAAACCTGGACCCGGTCGTTATCATCGCCGACATATACATAGCCCCGGGTATCGACAGCAATAGCATAGGGAAAATTAAACTCCCCGATACCATTGCCGTACGTTCCCCACTGGGTCACATAGGTACCGTCGGATTTGAACTTCTGGACCCGTGAATTCCAAGTATCCACGACATATACATTTCCTGATGTATCCGTTGCGATACCGTAGGGACGGTTGAACTGGCCGTTACCTGTACCTCTCGTCCCCCATTGGGCGATATATTTACCGTCAGAGGAAAACTTCTGGACACGGTGGTTCGATGAGTCCGCGACATAAACATTACCAGAGGTATCTGTTGCAACGCCATGCAGATAGTTAAACTGTCCATTGCCTGTACCCTCCGTTCCCCATTGGGATATGTACGAACCACCGGAACTGAATTTCTGGACTCGTTCATTCGCAGAAGATTCCGTTACGTAAACATTACCTGGCGTATCTGTTGCGATGCTCCGGGGGAAGTAAAACTGCCCGTTTCCGGCACCTTGCGTTCCCCAATGGGTGAGGAATGTACCATTGGGACCGAACTTCTGGACACGGGAGTTTCCCATATCCACGGCATAAATATTGCCCGATGGATCTACAGCAATGCCACTGATCATATAAAATTGTCCGGTGCCTGAACCGTTCGTCCCCCATTGGGCGAGGTATGTGCCATCGGACCTGAGCTTCTGGATACGGGAGTTTTTCCCATCCGCGACATATACATTGCCCGATCCATCCTCCGCCATCCCTTCGATATTATTAAACTGCCCGGTACTCGTGCCGGATGTTCCCCACTGCATTGCATAGACATAGGATTCAGGGTCAGGACTTCCCGATGCGCTGACGCCGGCCTTCATGAGGCTGTTACCTGGATGAATGTCACTGGCAGGTTCATCCGTTCTGGCAGGGGGATAACCGGCTCTCAGTGCAAGCCGCTGTGCCATCAGCGAACGATTTTCTGGACCGCCAGAGGTTATGATTGTCGGGGCCGTCGCATTATTCTCCTGCGGGGATGTTTGCACTGCCACAGAACTATCGCCAGCATTGCCGGAGGTAATATTGAGAAACCCGGTCTCATTGCTGTCGTGAGCAGCATCCGGTAAAATGCTGACAGTCTGGTTCACATGCCCTGTTTCTATTACTGCAATATCCGATTCGTTTCCTGCACTTGCTGTCGGCAAGCCGATGATTATCACGCACACCAGGCACAGGCAGATCCGGTTCCCGATTATGGCTTCTTCCACTTTGGAATCCTCCAGCAGATTTTCTTGTGACGGAGAACTGACTGCAAGATATTTGCAGCACCGGGTCGAACCAATGCTGGCCTCCGGGCAGGATCCGGTTCTTCACGTTGCTAATCTCAAGTGAGCCGGATCTTTTCGCCAGTTTTATAAATACATTTTATTCTGCTGCCTTGAGGATTCTTGATTTATATCATTAAAAATATTCCTTATCTATAGAAATCCTAATCTAAAACGGATTGTATCGACGATTAAAAGATCTAGGTACAGTGTCTCCTTGCTTTGATGTATCGTCACATAGTAAGGAGATGATTAAGAAATCAGCGAGCCGGAATATCGGCCCATGAGCCCATCAGTGAATGACCCCTGTTTTTCCCCAGCCACATTCGCCTTGACCGCTATCCTTAATCCCCTTCATGGCAAATGATCAGCCGATGCGGATAGCGCTCATCAACTCCCGGCAGGACAAGGCCGGGCTGAATATCCGGCACCACATCGAACGCATACTTGATGGAAATGAGAAAGCAGCAGTGGAGAACGGCCACGTATACGATTTTTACGACGTGGAAGAGCGCCTGATCCATACCTCGGCAGTCGATGCACGGATCGATTGTGATCTGGTGATCTTCCTCTCCCGGCACTCCAGCGTGAACCCGGTCCCGGTCCTGAC includes these proteins:
- a CDS encoding PKD domain-containing protein, translating into MINVYYRKLIDGRPVSGDKDQINLELGENGQLLNIYKSWSNLTYVQNIPIIPAKEAVEKLQLGDIVGSWNSFDDVVYINNITPGYHLYGEEGSVTEPCWFFIGKTGSGKLAVFEVYARQFANFTSSPTSGKVPLTVNFTDTSDIPPKQWLWDFGDGTNATERNPAHTYSTAGTYNVSLVAWNELGSDTMEKAAYITVRNPAPPVANFTGSPATGPAPLMVSFNDTSMNIPTIWLWDFGDGTNTTVQNPVHTYSTPGNYTVSLDVANEDGTNTITKPVYIIVTTPPPTTITTLPTTTATIPTTKPTPTKTHAPLPVWISVAGIAGAALVVRRLEKWT
- a CDS encoding DUF6345 domain-containing protein, translated to MEEAIIGNRICLCLVCVIIIGLPTASAGNESDIAVIETGHVNQTVSILPDAAHDSNETGFLNITSGNAGDSSVAVQTSPQENNATAPTIITSGGPENRSLMAQRLALRAGYPPARTDEPASDIHPGNSLMKAGVSASGSPDPESYVYAMQWGTSGTSTGQFNNIEGMAEDGSGNVYVADGKNSRIQKLRSDGTYLAQWGTNGSGTGQFYMISGIAVDPSGNIYAVDMGNSRVQKFGPNGTFLTHWGTQGAGNGQFYFPRSIATDTPGNVYVTESSANERVQKFSSGGSYISQWGTEGTGNGQFNYLHGVATDTSGNVYVADSSNHRVQKFSSDGKYIAQWGTRGTGNGQFNRPYGIATDTSGNVYVVDTWNSRVQKFKSDGTYVTQWGTYGNGIGEFNFPYAIAVDTRGYVYVGDDNDRVQVFKLPGVQPERFTYSMTNTISKYDQPPHFIRSDAEMQNVSLWISKDARWKLIFSKNDTDVNSEDFGTLGAGLNNATLHWHTGHGGYDPQHLDQSGLAIINTVKLEECKVNQSKDCTIGINGHSICEYKRTTCAISDYTDILTPQEIAGKWNKNNKWVVLSSCQVLQDDRWNGALGTTHGIFGFSTDSIADPSLSYQFFKYAMEDRLPLAKAWRNATIDVYNGKDVQGPVIISPDGSSFTVTRIPITATVRFANESQYNNDHLPGYGIVEPDVNPDDIVVKSWDCVKKNGE